One Fuerstiella marisgermanici DNA window includes the following coding sequences:
- a CDS encoding TVP38/TMEM64 family protein, whose product MSTLLRIVVAATVALMLIAVVWSWSAGGIVAAVLSPETTSEEKLQRLQQFFDDFGVWSPLVYVMFVTVEVVIAPIPGLMLYAPGGILFGPLLGGSLALIGNVLGAGIACSVTRSIGGSWLSRFFAEDKLERTQTLIESRGGWLVFLLRLNPLTSSDLVSYAAGFTRLPVWNVMIATAFGMAPLCYAQAWLSEGLITAYPWLIYPLIAACAAYMVAVVVVVKRLLLVKPAV is encoded by the coding sequence ATGTCAACGTTACTTCGAATCGTCGTCGCCGCCACCGTCGCGCTGATGCTTATCGCTGTGGTCTGGTCGTGGTCTGCGGGCGGTATCGTTGCCGCCGTGTTGTCACCTGAAACGACCTCGGAAGAAAAGCTGCAGCGACTTCAGCAGTTCTTTGATGACTTTGGAGTGTGGTCGCCGCTGGTGTACGTCATGTTCGTCACGGTCGAAGTTGTCATCGCCCCGATTCCCGGCCTGATGCTATATGCGCCGGGCGGAATTTTGTTTGGCCCGCTTCTCGGTGGGAGCCTGGCTTTGATCGGCAACGTGCTGGGAGCCGGAATCGCGTGTTCAGTCACGCGATCAATCGGCGGCAGTTGGCTGAGCCGCTTCTTCGCCGAAGACAAGCTGGAACGAACTCAAACACTGATCGAATCTCGCGGTGGCTGGTTGGTGTTCCTACTGCGGCTTAATCCGCTGACGTCGTCGGACCTTGTCTCTTACGCCGCCGGGTTCACTCGGCTGCCCGTTTGGAACGTGATGATCGCCACGGCCTTCGGCATGGCTCCGTTGTGCTACGCTCAGGCATGGCTGTCGGAAGGGCTGATCACGGCGTACCCGTGGCTGATCTACCCACTGATTGCAGCGTGTGCTGCGTACATGGTGGCGGTCGTTGTCGTCGTGAAAAGGCTGCTTCTGGTCAAGCCGGCCGTGTGA
- a CDS encoding DUF3472 domain-containing protein — translation MSSIVTADELQIPAATAYLNPDTNGVRVSADDGITRWKGSDVSVAWYGQFKTTGKITAQLKLQVPANFESKLRLTVGDQSHSVAVQGQADATEVDFGEFEIATAGYHSLRLESLNKANQSNGDIVALVLSGSATKGAHFNLKPRRNAASVHLAYPVPDHVKVSAFYCEMTGLEDPLWTYYMACGWHRGYFGMQVNSPTERRIIFSVWDSGNEAIDRQRVAAADRVTLVAKGDDVYSGDFGNEGTGGHSHLKFSWKTGEKQRFLVTAEPVDETHTIFAGYYFRPDTKQWMLISSWKAPKEGKRLRGLYSFSENFVGRNGQLVRKALYGNQWIRTSDGKWLELTTAKFSHDPTGKEDRLDRFMGVEDGQFFLSHGGFVDGFTKFGTPFTRPATGKSPADMELPELPPVVP, via the coding sequence ATGTCATCGATCGTCACAGCAGACGAACTTCAGATTCCCGCTGCAACGGCCTACCTGAATCCAGACACAAATGGTGTCCGTGTTTCTGCCGACGATGGAATCACTCGGTGGAAAGGATCAGACGTCAGCGTGGCGTGGTACGGCCAATTCAAAACAACAGGCAAAATCACCGCGCAGCTGAAGCTGCAGGTACCTGCTAATTTTGAATCAAAGCTGAGGCTCACAGTGGGCGATCAGTCGCACAGTGTGGCGGTCCAGGGGCAGGCAGATGCGACTGAGGTTGACTTCGGCGAATTTGAAATCGCAACGGCTGGTTATCATTCGCTGCGGCTGGAAAGCCTGAACAAAGCAAACCAGTCGAACGGAGATATTGTGGCTCTGGTGCTGAGTGGCTCTGCGACAAAGGGGGCTCACTTCAACCTGAAACCGCGTCGCAACGCGGCTTCGGTGCACTTGGCGTATCCAGTGCCGGATCACGTGAAGGTTTCCGCTTTCTACTGCGAAATGACGGGATTGGAGGACCCGCTGTGGACGTACTACATGGCGTGCGGCTGGCATCGTGGCTACTTCGGAATGCAGGTAAACAGCCCGACCGAGCGGCGAATTATCTTCAGCGTGTGGGACAGTGGCAACGAAGCGATTGACCGTCAGAGAGTGGCGGCGGCTGATCGAGTGACTCTTGTCGCGAAGGGGGACGACGTGTATTCCGGCGACTTTGGCAACGAAGGTACGGGCGGCCACAGTCACCTGAAGTTCTCATGGAAGACCGGTGAAAAGCAACGATTTCTGGTAACTGCCGAACCCGTCGATGAAACTCATACAATCTTCGCCGGTTACTACTTTCGGCCCGACACGAAGCAGTGGATGCTGATCTCAAGCTGGAAAGCACCGAAGGAAGGGAAGCGGCTGCGAGGCTTGTACAGCTTCAGCGAAAACTTCGTGGGCCGCAACGGACAGCTCGTCCGGAAAGCACTGTACGGCAATCAGTGGATTCGAACTTCAGACGGTAAGTGGCTGGAACTGACGACCGCAAAATTCAGTCACGACCCCACCGGCAAGGAAGATCGCCTGGACCGCTTTATGGGCGTGGAAGACGGCCAATTCTTCCTGTCACACGGCGGCTTCGTCGACGGCTTCACCAAATTCGGCACCCCGTTCACTCGACCCGCAACAGGAAAATCACCGGCCGACATGGAGCTACCCGAATTACCGCCCGTTGTTCCGTAG